From the Alkalibacter rhizosphaerae genome, one window contains:
- a CDS encoding fumarylacetoacetate hydrolase family protein: MKIANYRMKNEDTARLGILTEKGMIPLESLGLPAGDVPKDMIALIDNFDGLERPLQIALAQDDLLPVALEETQLLTPIPYPRRNVFCLGKNYVEHAQEMKDVTGTSNDLPQYPIYFTKVAYPAMGPEDVLENFQEITDTLDYEVELAVIIGKKGKNIPAEDALDYIFGYTIGNDISVRNIQKQHMQWFKGKSFDTSCPIGPVIVTKEEIAFPPDLAIKSTVNGEVRQESRTSKLIFDIPTILSDLTQGITLYPGDIILTGTPAGVGMGFHPPKTLKPGDEVCCEIEKIGKLVNYVAK, encoded by the coding sequence ATGAAAATCGCCAATTATCGAATGAAAAACGAAGACACCGCCCGACTGGGCATCCTGACGGAAAAAGGGATGATCCCCCTGGAGTCCCTGGGACTTCCTGCTGGCGACGTCCCCAAAGACATGATCGCTCTGATCGACAACTTTGACGGGCTGGAAAGGCCCCTGCAGATCGCCCTGGCCCAGGACGACCTACTGCCGGTGGCTTTGGAAGAGACCCAGCTGCTGACTCCCATCCCCTATCCCAGAAGAAACGTCTTCTGTCTGGGGAAAAACTACGTGGAGCATGCCCAGGAGATGAAAGACGTTACGGGCACCTCCAACGACCTGCCCCAGTACCCCATCTACTTCACCAAAGTGGCTTATCCGGCCATGGGGCCGGAAGATGTCCTGGAAAACTTTCAGGAGATCACGGACACCCTGGACTATGAAGTGGAACTGGCGGTGATCATCGGCAAAAAAGGAAAAAACATCCCGGCAGAGGATGCTTTGGACTATATTTTCGGTTATACCATCGGCAACGACATTTCCGTTCGAAACATCCAGAAACAGCACATGCAGTGGTTCAAGGGCAAGAGTTTCGACACCTCCTGTCCCATTGGTCCCGTCATCGTGACCAAAGAGGAGATCGCCTTTCCTCCGGATCTGGCCATCAAAAGCACCGTCAACGGAGAAGTGCGGCAGGAGTCCAGAACGTCCAAGCTGATCTTCGACATCCCCACCATCCTCAGCGACCTGACCCAGGGGATCACCCTCTACCCGGGGGACATCATCCTGACGGGAACGCCGGCAGGGGTGGGAATGGGCTTTCATCCCCCCAAGACGCTAAAACCGGGAGACGAAGTCTGCTGCGAGATCGAAAAAATCGGAAAATTGGTCAACTACGTGGCCAAGTGA
- a CDS encoding ABC transporter permease, giving the protein MQVFKLSMKILKKNASTMSIYFGIFILVSIMMMSSSSTTSPGVFQTTKTRVAFFPQENTALVQGLKEALSENAVFVSLEDDPEALQDALYFRQVEYILRVPQGFTEGFLSGEPVQLTKTSIPDSTTSVYIDMKVDRYLQSARTYATLLPDLAPQTLANYVLEDMTKEAEVTFETGSPQEYTGSSMQFFFNYMSYTFMFVLILGVSILMLATNDPNIKRRNACSPIKAGSANLQVFLSILVFALIAWVLLVGLSLFFGRKELGNPNTVYFVLNSLLFAGTTAGVSYLIANLVKGRESIAAVANIVTLGSSFISGVFVPQELISESVLRIASFLPTYWFVRGNRFISTMVAWGTDPPRD; this is encoded by the coding sequence ATGCAAGTCTTTAAACTGTCCATGAAAATATTGAAGAAGAATGCATCCACCATGTCCATCTATTTTGGGATCTTCATTCTGGTTTCCATCATGATGATGTCTTCCTCTTCCACCACCAGCCCGGGAGTATTTCAGACCACCAAAACCAGAGTCGCCTTTTTCCCTCAGGAAAATACCGCCCTGGTCCAGGGACTGAAGGAGGCCCTTTCGGAAAATGCCGTTTTTGTCTCTCTGGAAGACGACCCGGAAGCCTTGCAGGATGCCCTGTACTTTCGCCAGGTGGAATACATCCTTCGGGTTCCCCAAGGATTTACGGAAGGCTTCTTGTCGGGCGAACCGGTGCAGCTGACCAAAACATCCATCCCCGATTCCACCACCAGCGTCTACATTGACATGAAAGTGGACCGCTACCTCCAATCCGCCCGGACCTATGCCACCCTCCTACCGGATCTGGCACCCCAGACGCTGGCAAACTACGTATTGGAGGACATGACCAAAGAGGCGGAAGTGACCTTTGAAACAGGCTCGCCACAAGAATACACCGGCAGCAGCATGCAGTTCTTCTTCAACTACATGTCCTACACCTTCATGTTCGTTTTGATCCTGGGGGTATCCATCCTGATGCTGGCAACCAACGATCCCAACATCAAGCGGAGAAATGCCTGTTCCCCCATCAAGGCGGGCAGCGCCAACCTGCAGGTCTTCCTGTCCATCCTGGTGTTTGCCCTCATTGCCTGGGTCCTGCTGGTAGGGTTGAGCCTGTTCTTCGGACGAAAGGAACTGGGAAATCCCAACACGGTCTACTTTGTCCTCAATTCCCTCCTCTTTGCCGGGACCACCGCCGGGGTCAGCTACCTCATCGCCAATCTGGTCAAAGGTCGGGAATCCATCGCTGCCGTGGCCAACATCGTCACCCTGGGTTCCAGTTTCATCAGCGGCGTCTTCGTACCCCAGGAACTGATCAGCGAATCCGTCCTGCGGATCGCCAGCTTCCTGCCCACCTATTGGTTCGTCCGGGGCAACCGGTTCATCTCCACCATGGTGGCCTGGGGGACGGACCCACCCAGGGACTGA
- a CDS encoding YdbC family protein, producing MADFKYEIVKKIGVLSENARGWTKELNLIRWNDRDPKYDVREWGPDHEKMGKGITFTAEEMENLLALLQELEVSEEL from the coding sequence ATGGCAGATTTTAAGTACGAGATCGTAAAAAAGATCGGTGTCCTGTCGGAAAACGCCCGTGGATGGACCAAGGAGCTGAACCTGATCCGATGGAACGACCGGGATCCGAAATACGATGTGAGGGAGTGGGGCCCGGACCATGAAAAAATGGGCAAAGGCATCACCTTTACGGCAGAAGAGATGGAAAATCTCCTGGCCCTCCTTCAGGAACTGGAAGTGTCGGAAGAGCTGTAG
- the rsmA gene encoding 16S rRNA (adenine(1518)-N(6)/adenine(1519)-N(6))-dimethyltransferase RsmA, whose amino-acid sequence MERLTSPRVMEALLKKHGFTMNKRFGQNFLTDENIVRKIVDAAHIQPTDVVLEIGPGIGTMTRELCDRAQTVLAVEIDDKLIPILKETLADKDNCRLIHGDILELDMVEELKKIDASSFKVVANLPYYITTPIIMGLLEKDLPLESITVMIQKEVAQRITASPGGKDYGALTVACGYYTRSELAFIVPATVFYPRPKVDSAVIHLEVLSGERMGNKEKKAFFTVVKAAFGNRRKTLLNSLSNNLSLEKEEVRQLLQLAGVEEGRRAETLSFEEFHSLAMAYGQITWPRS is encoded by the coding sequence ATGGAGAGACTTACATCACCCAGGGTCATGGAAGCCTTGTTGAAAAAACACGGATTCACCATGAACAAGCGGTTTGGACAGAACTTTCTCACCGATGAAAACATCGTACGAAAAATCGTGGATGCAGCCCATATCCAGCCCACCGACGTGGTCCTGGAGATCGGCCCCGGCATCGGCACCATGACCAGGGAGCTGTGCGATCGGGCACAGACCGTCTTGGCGGTGGAGATCGACGACAAGCTGATCCCCATCTTGAAAGAGACCCTGGCGGACAAGGACAACTGCCGGTTGATCCACGGGGATATCCTGGAGCTGGATATGGTGGAAGAACTGAAGAAGATCGACGCCTCCTCCTTTAAAGTGGTGGCCAACCTGCCCTATTACATCACCACTCCCATCATCATGGGACTGCTGGAAAAGGATCTCCCTTTGGAGAGCATCACAGTGATGATCCAAAAGGAAGTGGCCCAGCGGATCACCGCTTCCCCAGGAGGGAAGGACTACGGCGCCTTGACGGTGGCTTGCGGCTACTATACCCGGAGCGAATTGGCTTTCATTGTGCCTGCTACGGTATTTTATCCCCGGCCCAAAGTGGATTCAGCCGTGATCCACCTGGAGGTCCTATCCGGAGAGCGGATGGGCAACAAAGAAAAAAAGGCCTTTTTCACCGTGGTGAAAGCAGCCTTTGGCAATCGTCGAAAGACCCTTTTAAACAGCCTGTCCAACAATCTGTCTTTAGAAAAGGAAGAGGTCCGTCAGCTACTCCAACTGGCCGGCGTGGAAGAAGGCAGGCGGGCGGAGACCCTTTCTTTTGAAGAATTTCATTCCTTGGCCATGGCCTACGGGCAGATCACTTGGCCACGTAGTTGA
- the rnmV gene encoding ribonuclease M5, translating into MTDKPTIREWIVVEGKDDIAAVKKAVHAQVIATSGLGLEEATLQLIQQVADHSGVIVLTDPDFPGEKIRRMINDRIPGCKNAYLAKADGLKNGNVGVENASPQVIRQALKDAKYHISDEETHRLEDLLHLGLLHGGGAKEKRRMVGEALGIGYANAKQFMGRINSYAITPEQLGRAVEDAEKAMEEMKGEEC; encoded by the coding sequence TTGACGGACAAGCCCACCATCCGGGAATGGATCGTGGTGGAGGGCAAAGACGATATTGCCGCCGTAAAAAAGGCGGTCCACGCCCAGGTGATCGCCACCAGCGGTCTGGGGCTGGAAGAGGCCACCCTCCAACTGATCCAACAGGTGGCGGACCACTCCGGCGTCATCGTATTGACGGATCCGGATTTTCCCGGAGAAAAGATCCGACGAATGATCAATGACCGGATCCCAGGCTGCAAAAACGCCTACCTGGCCAAGGCGGACGGGTTGAAAAACGGCAATGTGGGGGTGGAAAACGCCAGTCCCCAGGTCATTCGGCAAGCCTTGAAGGATGCCAAATACCACATTTCCGATGAAGAGACCCACCGGCTGGAGGATCTCCTTCATCTGGGACTGCTCCACGGAGGGGGGGCCAAAGAAAAACGGCGGATGGTAGGGGAGGCCCTGGGCATCGGTTACGCCAACGCCAAGCAGTTCATGGGAAGGATCAATTCCTACGCCATCACGCCGGAGCAATTGGGGCGGGCGGTGGAAGATGCGGAAAAAGCCATGGAAGAGATGAAAGGAGAGGAATGTTAG
- a CDS encoding manganese efflux pump MntP, protein MTPALLLSTAVALSMDAFAVAASCGVTNKARTTGTQLRIALYFGFFQAFMPLIGYVLAYGLADRIHQVTHWIAFGLLGFLGVRMMLEAKEPDKCKNEKLTNKYLLTLAVATSIDALISGVGFALLQVNILLVVAIIGIVTALLSFVGARFGQYLGFRFQWGAEIFGGAVLVLIGTKILLEGLF, encoded by the coding sequence ATGACCCCTGCCCTACTGTTGAGTACTGCAGTGGCCCTGTCCATGGACGCCTTTGCCGTTGCCGCCTCCTGCGGGGTGACAAACAAGGCCAGGACCACGGGCACCCAGCTGCGGATCGCTTTGTATTTTGGTTTTTTTCAGGCATTCATGCCCCTGATCGGCTATGTGCTGGCATATGGCCTGGCGGACCGGATCCATCAGGTGACCCATTGGATCGCATTTGGACTGTTGGGATTTTTAGGCGTTCGCATGATGCTGGAAGCCAAGGAACCGGACAAATGTAAAAATGAAAAATTGACCAACAAGTACCTGTTGACTCTGGCGGTGGCCACCAGCATCGATGCATTGATCAGCGGAGTAGGCTTTGCCCTCCTGCAAGTCAACATCCTTCTGGTGGTGGCCATCATCGGAATCGTCACCGCCCTTTTGTCCTTCGTGGGGGCCCGGTTCGGCCAGTATCTGGGCTTCCGTTTCCAATGGGGAGCGGAGATCTTTGGAGGGGCCGTCCTGGTGCTGATCGGGACGAAAATATTGTTGGAGGGATTATTTTGA
- a CDS encoding putative bifunctional diguanylate cyclase/phosphodiesterase, with the protein MSRKIQKKGEPKAVDIRAFVAPFILLVLIYGMLTASSITNQVNRMYESLQENSVRLTRSYSQGLVYASKAQDTFQEFLEEKLLVAGKMILQESTSHTNEELMEFSKNLDVDIIHLYDETGTIIKSNTGEYLGWVAPADHPVHRFMESDATDLVEEIRADTVSGILYKYGYYRHPSGNFVQIGVLAEKLETFADGFQMQNLLKDIKDDGHVQEACFIGPENRILASTRVSNVGLEIQDPFVIQELGKEEETGFETEDFQGNGYRVLVPVEKEGDRIGTLSLLYSTEAFRLATKETITSEIAMLLLIILSLGIVFGLVYDKSKQNMEMAYYDPLTGLPNADYMKEFLEQQVRQETGRNRAILLLNSRNFKTINNTYGYQFGDELLKESAKEITKLVGDRGILFRFNADRFVLYVEGYEEKRALIDLAKEISEIFNQPFSQNVDRRYLNAEVGILELDENTDSADELLRKASLALDSVRTQAGASIMFYTRIIEKEAKRVEIIEHALEQALIHDDENTLYAMFQPQLDLKTDRITGVEVLARLDTKELGPVSPAEFIPIAEKKKLIHPLGVHILKKACCLAAACKDAGYEDIRFSVNVSGIQLLRRDFLKIVLMTIQEAAIPNSMLELEITESIFLDNFLLINDRLKELQKRNIQIALDDFGTGYSSFARLKEIRIDTVKLDKFFIDNIHREEEEDLISSDIISMAHRLGLKVVAEGVETEEQMGYLKDHHCDAIQGYYFSKPVHQEDLLELIGEHNKKDEKKS; encoded by the coding sequence ATGAGTAGGAAGATCCAGAAAAAAGGCGAACCAAAAGCAGTGGACATCCGGGCCTTTGTGGCTCCGTTCATTCTGCTGGTGCTCATTTACGGCATGCTGACGGCATCCTCCATCACCAACCAGGTGAACCGGATGTATGAATCCTTGCAGGAAAACTCCGTTCGCCTGACCCGGAGCTATTCCCAGGGATTGGTCTATGCTTCCAAAGCCCAGGACACCTTCCAGGAATTTTTGGAGGAAAAGCTTCTTGTTGCAGGTAAAATGATCCTCCAGGAATCCACCAGCCACACCAATGAGGAGCTGATGGAGTTTTCCAAAAATCTGGACGTGGATATCATCCACCTCTACGATGAAACGGGCACCATCATCAAATCCAATACGGGAGAATACTTGGGTTGGGTGGCGCCGGCGGATCATCCCGTCCACCGCTTCATGGAAAGCGACGCCACCGACCTGGTGGAAGAGATCCGGGCGGACACGGTAAGCGGGATCCTGTACAAATACGGATACTATCGCCATCCCAGCGGCAACTTTGTCCAGATCGGGGTGCTGGCGGAAAAGCTGGAGACCTTCGCCGATGGCTTTCAAATGCAAAATCTTCTGAAAGACATCAAGGATGACGGACACGTCCAGGAGGCCTGCTTCATCGGGCCGGAAAACCGGATTTTAGCCAGTACCCGGGTATCCAACGTGGGACTAGAAATCCAAGATCCCTTTGTCATCCAAGAGTTGGGGAAGGAAGAGGAAACCGGATTTGAAACCGAGGACTTCCAGGGCAACGGCTACCGGGTCCTGGTACCGGTGGAAAAAGAAGGAGACCGGATCGGAACCTTGTCCCTCCTGTATTCCACGGAAGCTTTCCGCCTTGCCACCAAGGAGACCATCACCTCGGAAATCGCCATGCTGCTGCTGATCATCCTGAGTTTGGGCATCGTTTTCGGCCTGGTCTACGACAAGAGCAAGCAGAACATGGAAATGGCCTATTACGATCCATTGACGGGACTGCCCAATGCGGATTACATGAAGGAGTTTTTGGAGCAGCAGGTCCGCCAGGAAACAGGGAGAAACAGGGCGATCCTTCTTTTGAATTCGCGAAACTTCAAGACCATCAACAACACCTACGGCTACCAGTTCGGGGACGAACTCCTGAAGGAATCGGCGAAAGAGATCACCAAACTGGTGGGAGACCGGGGCATCCTCTTCCGCTTCAATGCAGACCGGTTCGTCCTGTACGTAGAGGGATATGAAGAAAAGAGGGCCCTCATCGACCTGGCCAAGGAGATCTCGGAGATCTTCAACCAGCCCTTCAGCCAGAATGTGGACCGTCGCTATCTCAATGCGGAGGTGGGCATCCTGGAACTGGATGAAAATACGGATAGCGCCGACGAGCTGCTGCGTAAAGCCTCCCTGGCCCTGGACAGTGTCCGCACCCAGGCGGGGGCCAGCATCATGTTCTATACCAGGATCATTGAAAAAGAGGCAAAGCGGGTGGAGATCATTGAACATGCACTGGAACAGGCCTTGATCCATGACGATGAAAACACCCTCTACGCCATGTTCCAGCCCCAGCTGGATCTGAAGACCGACCGGATCACCGGAGTGGAGGTACTGGCCCGATTAGATACCAAGGAACTGGGGCCTGTCTCTCCGGCGGAATTCATCCCCATCGCGGAAAAGAAAAAGCTGATCCATCCCCTGGGGGTCCATATCCTGAAAAAAGCATGCTGCCTGGCAGCAGCATGCAAGGACGCCGGATATGAGGACATCCGATTTTCCGTCAACGTCAGCGGGATCCAGCTGCTGCGGCGGGATTTCCTCAAGATCGTCCTCATGACCATTCAGGAAGCCGCCATACCCAACTCCATGTTGGAGCTGGAGATCACGGAATCCATCTTTCTCGACAACTTCCTCTTGATCAATGACCGGCTCAAGGAACTGCAGAAGCGGAACATCCAGATCGCACTGGACGACTTTGGCACCGGATACTCCTCCTTTGCAAGGCTCAAGGAGATCCGCATCGACACGGTGAAGCTGGACAAGTTTTTCATCGACAACATCCACCGGGAAGAGGAAGAAGACTTGATCTCGTCCGACATCATCTCCATGGCCCACCGACTGGGGTTGAAGGTGGTGGCGGAAGGGGTGGAAACGGAAGAGCAGATGGGTTATTTGAAAGACCATCACTGCGATGCCATCCAGGGCTACTATTTCAGCAAGCCGGTCCATCAGGAAGACCTTCTGGAACTGATCGGAGAGCACAACAAAAAAGACGAAAAAAAATCGTAA